From Parafrankia irregularis, the proteins below share one genomic window:
- the dapB gene encoding 4-hydroxy-tetrahydrodipicolinate reductase yields MIAVGVLGSRGRMGAEVCRAVREAPDLELVAEIDAGDDRSGLAKADVLVDFTHPDTVMDNLRWAVENGVHSVVGTTGFDDDRLATVRGWLGPDPSVGVFVAPNFGIAAVLMMLFAARAAPYFESVEIVELHHPGKADAPSGTARRTAELVSAARRAAGQDPAGPDATTSALDGARGTRVAGVPVHAVRLGGLVAHQEVLLGGSGETLTIRHDSLDRASFMPGVLLAVRHVADHLGLTVGLEALLDLG; encoded by the coding sequence GTGATCGCTGTCGGTGTGCTTGGATCCCGCGGCCGGATGGGTGCCGAGGTGTGCCGGGCTGTTCGCGAGGCTCCCGATCTGGAGCTGGTCGCCGAGATCGACGCCGGTGACGACCGTTCCGGGCTTGCGAAGGCCGACGTGCTGGTCGACTTCACCCACCCCGACACGGTCATGGACAACCTGCGGTGGGCGGTGGAGAACGGCGTCCACTCGGTGGTCGGCACGACCGGCTTCGACGACGACCGCCTCGCCACCGTGCGCGGCTGGCTGGGCCCCGATCCGTCGGTCGGGGTTTTCGTGGCCCCGAACTTCGGTATCGCCGCCGTTCTGATGATGCTCTTCGCGGCCCGGGCGGCGCCCTACTTCGAGTCCGTGGAGATCGTCGAGCTGCATCACCCCGGCAAGGCCGACGCGCCCAGCGGGACGGCGCGCCGCACCGCCGAGCTCGTCTCGGCCGCCCGGCGCGCGGCCGGGCAGGACCCGGCGGGGCCGGACGCGACGACCTCGGCCCTCGACGGGGCCCGTGGTACCCGGGTCGCCGGTGTCCCGGTCCACGCGGTCCGGCTCGGTGGGCTCGTCGCGCATCAGGAGGTCCTGCTCGGTGGTTCCGGGGAGACCCTGACCATTCGGCACGACTCGTTGGACCGGGCCTCGTTCATGCCGGGTGTGCTGCTCGCGGTGCGCCACGTCGCCGATCACCTGGGTCTCACGGTGGGCCTGGAGGCCCTGCTGGATCTCGGCTGA
- a CDS encoding M16 family metallopeptidase, translated as MTETDLSTSDERPPAPRGSEATSDPSPVRVAELLAAGSGPEELLAGTVRRTVLPGGLRVITEKVPGVRSVAIGVWVGVGSRDETPLTGGCSHYLEHLLFKGTPSRDALSISAAIEAVGGDLNAFTAKEYTCYYARVLDSDLDLAVDVVCDMVANSLVTADDVEAERGVILEEIAMHEDDPGDVVHDVFADAVLGSSVLGRPVLGTVDTIGALGRETIFDYYRERYAPPSLVISIAGNLEHDQALDRVVRAFSDHLGGPARPQDVRRGQYPFPPPPGIVVDRRPTEQAHVVLGTVGLSRHDPRRYALGVLSTALGGGMSSRLFQEVREKRGLAYSVYSFDNQFADAGLFGVYAGCTPGRADDVLEICREQVHQIAEHGITQEELDRARGQNRGGLVLNLEDTGSRMSRLGKSELVHGELLSVDEVLARVEAVTLDDVRALAGELVDQPWALGVIGPFDDHDFSAAVAR; from the coding sequence GTGACGGAGACGGATCTGTCCACGTCCGACGAGCGCCCGCCGGCTCCGCGCGGGTCGGAGGCCACCTCCGACCCGTCGCCGGTCCGCGTCGCCGAACTGCTCGCCGCCGGATCCGGGCCCGAGGAGCTGCTGGCCGGCACCGTGCGTCGCACGGTGCTGCCCGGCGGCCTGCGGGTCATCACCGAGAAGGTGCCCGGCGTCCGGTCGGTGGCCATCGGCGTCTGGGTGGGGGTCGGCTCCCGCGACGAGACCCCGCTGACCGGCGGCTGCTCGCACTACCTGGAGCACCTGCTGTTCAAGGGCACCCCGAGCCGGGACGCACTGTCGATCAGCGCCGCCATCGAGGCGGTCGGTGGCGACCTGAACGCGTTCACGGCGAAGGAGTACACCTGCTACTACGCCCGGGTCCTTGACTCGGACCTGGACCTCGCCGTCGACGTCGTCTGTGACATGGTCGCCAACTCGCTGGTGACCGCGGACGACGTCGAGGCCGAGCGTGGCGTGATCCTCGAGGAGATCGCCATGCACGAGGACGATCCCGGCGATGTCGTCCACGACGTCTTCGCCGACGCGGTCCTCGGTTCCTCGGTGCTGGGCCGGCCGGTGCTGGGCACGGTCGACACGATCGGGGCCCTCGGCCGGGAGACGATCTTCGACTACTACCGGGAGCGCTACGCCCCGCCGTCGCTCGTGATCTCGATCGCCGGGAACCTCGAGCACGACCAGGCCCTGGACCGGGTGGTCCGGGCGTTCTCCGACCACCTCGGCGGGCCCGCGCGGCCGCAGGACGTCCGCCGCGGCCAGTATCCCTTCCCTCCGCCGCCGGGCATCGTCGTGGACCGGCGGCCCACCGAGCAGGCGCATGTCGTGCTCGGCACGGTGGGTCTGTCCCGGCATGATCCACGGCGCTACGCGCTCGGGGTGCTGTCGACGGCGCTCGGGGGCGGCATGAGCTCGCGGCTGTTCCAGGAGGTCCGGGAGAAGCGGGGCCTGGCGTACTCGGTCTACTCGTTCGACAACCAGTTCGCCGACGCGGGCCTGTTCGGGGTCTACGCGGGCTGCACGCCGGGCCGGGCCGACGACGTGCTGGAGATCTGCCGCGAGCAGGTGCACCAGATCGCCGAGCACGGCATCACCCAGGAGGAGCTCGACCGCGCCCGGGGCCAGAACCGCGGGGGTCTCGTGCTCAACCTGGAGGACACCGGGTCGCGGATGAGCCGGCTGGGCAAGAGCGAGCTGGTGCACGGCGAGCTGCTGTCGGTGGACGAGGTGCTCGCCCGGGTCGAGGCTGTCACTCTGGACGACGTGCGGGCGCTCGCGGGCGAGCTGGTGGACCAGCCGTGGGCGCTGGGCGTCATCGGCCCGTTCGACGACCACGATTTCAGCGCCGCCGTCGCCCGCTGA
- the rpsO gene encoding 30S ribosomal protein S15, with the protein MPLSSDVKQKIMSDYATVERDTGSPEVQVAMLTRRISDLTEHLKVHKHDHHSRRGLLLLVGRRRRLLNYLAKTDINRYRALIERLGLRR; encoded by the coding sequence GTGCCGCTCTCAAGCGACGTCAAGCAGAAGATCATGTCGGACTACGCCACGGTCGAACGGGACACGGGTTCGCCCGAGGTCCAGGTGGCGATGCTGACCCGTCGCATCAGTGACCTGACCGAGCACCTGAAGGTCCACAAGCACGACCACCACAGTCGACGCGGGCTGCTGCTGCTCGTCGGGCGCCGACGCCGCCTGCTGAACTACCTGGCGAAGACGGACATCAACCGCTATCGCGCACTGATCGAGCGACTCGGTCTGCGTCGATAG
- a CDS encoding polyribonucleotide nucleotidyltransferase: MDDSTQAAEAVITTPAGPRTVRFETGRLARQAAGSVVAYLGDTMVLSATTVSRSPKEQLDFFPLTVDVEERMYAAGRIPGSFFRREGRPSEDAILTCRLIDRPLRPSFAKGLRNEIQVVATVLALDPETLYDVVAINAASASTMLAGLPFSGPIGATRVGFVDGEWIAFPTHAELERATFDMVVAGRVLEDGSDVAIMMVEAEATPGTVGLLAGGAPAPTEEVVAAGLEAAKPAIRELCRAQSELAAGTAKPQRDFPLFVDYHADVLESLTAAVGEELAAALRIAGKAEREAELERVRVLAVEKVSGQFEGRDKEIGPAYRALTKKLVRSRIVADGVRIDGRSTTEIRELSAEVDYIPRVHGSALFERGETQILGVTTLAMLRMEQTVDTLNPERTKRYMHNYNFPPYSTGETGRVGSPKRREIGHGALAERALLPVLPDREEFPYAIRQVSEALGSNGSTSMGSVCASTLSLLNAGVPLKAPVAGIAMGLIQEGDTFVTLTDILGAEDAFGDMDFKVAGTRDFVTALQLDTKLDGIPASVLAGALQQARAARLTILEVMAEAIGAPDEMSTHAPRVISVKIPVDKIGEVIGPKGKMINQIQADSGAEITVEDDGTIYIGAADGTSAETARSAINAIANPQMPEVGERYLGTIVKITNFGAFVSLTPGKDGLLHVSKLKQLAGGKRVEKVEDVLSVGQKLQVEITEIDARGKISLAPGAEAVDAVAAES, translated from the coding sequence GTGGACGACTCGACACAGGCGGCCGAGGCGGTCATCACGACGCCGGCCGGGCCCCGCACGGTGCGGTTCGAGACCGGCCGGCTGGCACGGCAGGCGGCCGGTTCGGTGGTCGCCTACCTGGGCGACACCATGGTCCTCTCGGCGACGACGGTGAGTCGGTCGCCGAAGGAGCAGCTGGACTTCTTCCCGCTCACGGTCGACGTCGAGGAGCGGATGTACGCGGCGGGGCGCATCCCCGGTTCCTTCTTCCGCCGGGAGGGTCGCCCCAGCGAGGACGCGATCCTGACCTGCCGGCTCATCGACCGACCGCTGCGGCCCTCGTTCGCCAAGGGGCTGCGCAACGAGATCCAGGTCGTCGCGACGGTGCTGGCGCTGGATCCGGAGACCCTCTACGACGTCGTCGCGATCAACGCGGCGAGCGCGTCGACGATGCTGGCGGGGCTGCCGTTCAGCGGTCCGATCGGGGCGACCCGGGTCGGTTTCGTCGACGGTGAGTGGATCGCCTTCCCGACCCACGCCGAGCTCGAGCGGGCGACGTTCGACATGGTCGTGGCCGGCCGGGTGCTGGAGGACGGCTCCGACGTCGCGATCATGATGGTCGAGGCGGAGGCCACGCCGGGGACGGTGGGCCTGCTCGCGGGCGGTGCGCCCGCGCCGACGGAAGAGGTCGTCGCGGCCGGTCTGGAAGCCGCGAAGCCGGCGATCCGCGAGCTGTGCCGGGCCCAGAGCGAGCTGGCGGCCGGCACGGCCAAGCCGCAGCGCGACTTCCCCCTGTTCGTCGACTACCACGCCGACGTGCTGGAGTCGCTGACGGCGGCGGTCGGCGAGGAGCTGGCGGCGGCGCTGCGCATCGCTGGCAAGGCCGAGCGCGAGGCGGAGCTGGAGCGGGTCCGAGTGCTGGCCGTGGAGAAGGTCTCCGGCCAGTTCGAGGGGCGCGACAAGGAGATCGGCCCGGCCTACCGGGCGCTGACGAAGAAGCTGGTCCGTTCCCGGATCGTCGCGGACGGCGTGCGCATCGACGGCCGTTCCACCACCGAGATCCGGGAGCTGTCGGCCGAGGTCGACTACATCCCGCGGGTACACGGATCGGCGCTGTTCGAGCGGGGCGAGACGCAGATCCTCGGCGTCACGACGCTGGCGATGCTGCGGATGGAGCAGACCGTCGACACGCTCAACCCGGAGCGCACCAAGCGGTACATGCACAACTACAACTTCCCGCCGTACTCCACCGGTGAGACGGGCCGGGTGGGCTCGCCGAAGCGGCGCGAGATCGGCCACGGCGCGCTCGCCGAGCGGGCCCTGCTCCCGGTGCTGCCGGACCGCGAGGAGTTCCCCTACGCGATCCGCCAGGTCTCCGAGGCGCTGGGCTCCAACGGTTCGACCAGCATGGGCTCGGTGTGTGCCAGCACGCTGTCGCTGCTGAACGCCGGTGTGCCGCTCAAGGCGCCGGTGGCCGGCATCGCGATGGGGCTGATCCAGGAGGGCGACACGTTCGTCACCCTGACCGACATCCTCGGAGCCGAGGACGCCTTCGGTGACATGGACTTCAAGGTCGCCGGCACCCGCGACTTCGTGACGGCGCTGCAGCTCGACACCAAGCTCGACGGCATCCCCGCCTCGGTGCTGGCCGGTGCGCTGCAGCAGGCGCGAGCGGCCCGCCTGACGATCCTGGAAGTGATGGCCGAGGCCATCGGCGCGCCGGACGAGATGTCCACGCACGCGCCGCGGGTCATCTCGGTGAAGATCCCGGTTGACAAGATCGGTGAGGTCATCGGGCCCAAGGGCAAGATGATCAACCAGATCCAGGCGGACTCCGGCGCCGAGATCACGGTCGAGGACGACGGCACGATCTACATCGGCGCCGCCGACGGGACGTCCGCCGAGACCGCCCGTTCGGCGATCAACGCGATCGCCAACCCGCAGATGCCCGAGGTAGGCGAGCGTTACCTCGGTACCATCGTGAAGATCACCAACTTCGGTGCCTTCGTCTCGCTGACGCCGGGCAAGGACGGCCTGCTGCACGTCAGCAAGCTCAAGCAGCTCGCGGGTGGCAAGCGGGTGGAGAAGGTCGAGGACGTGCTGTCCGTCGGCCAGAAGCTGCAGGTGGAGATCACGGAGATCGATGCCCGGGGCAAGATCAGCCTGGCGCCTGGCGCGGAGGCCGTTGACGCGGTTGCCGCCGAATCCTGA
- a CDS encoding bifunctional riboflavin kinase/FAD synthetase, with the protein MRRWRGVENTPQDWPGGVVTIGFFDGVHLGHRRIVGRAVELARQRGQRSTVLTFDPHPAEVLRPGTHPAQLTTLRYKAELLAAIGVDALCVAPFTLEFSRIPAEEFVRQVLVGRLRATTVVVGENFTYGHRAAGNVESLARDGRAEGFEVEGIGLVRADEKVLSSTEIRRRVAAGDVEGAAAALGRPHRVEGVVVHGDARGRTIGYPTANLQCAPWSAIPDDGVYAGFASWSDQRRAAAISIGTNPTFEGRDRRVEAFLLDFDGDLYGEYMTYEFTRRLRPTLRFDSVDELVEQMGRDVDATRSATLPV; encoded by the coding sequence GTGCGACGTTGGCGCGGAGTGGAGAACACCCCCCAGGACTGGCCGGGGGGAGTCGTCACCATTGGCTTCTTCGACGGTGTTCACCTGGGGCACCGCCGGATCGTGGGCAGGGCGGTCGAGCTCGCGCGCCAGCGCGGGCAACGGTCGACGGTGCTGACCTTCGACCCGCACCCGGCGGAGGTTCTCCGTCCCGGTACCCATCCCGCCCAGCTGACCACGCTGCGGTACAAGGCGGAGCTGCTGGCCGCGATCGGCGTCGACGCGCTGTGCGTCGCCCCGTTCACCCTGGAGTTCAGCCGGATCCCGGCGGAGGAGTTCGTCCGCCAGGTTCTGGTCGGGCGGCTGCGTGCGACGACCGTGGTGGTGGGGGAGAACTTCACCTACGGCCACCGGGCGGCCGGCAACGTCGAGAGCCTGGCCCGCGACGGGCGGGCGGAGGGCTTCGAGGTGGAGGGCATCGGGCTCGTCCGCGCGGACGAGAAGGTGCTCTCCTCGACCGAGATCCGGCGGCGGGTGGCCGCTGGGGACGTCGAGGGCGCCGCGGCGGCGCTGGGGCGGCCGCACCGGGTGGAGGGCGTCGTCGTGCACGGCGACGCGCGTGGCAGGACGATCGGCTACCCGACGGCGAACCTGCAGTGCGCGCCGTGGTCCGCGATTCCTGACGACGGCGTCTACGCCGGTTTCGCGAGCTGGTCCGACCAGCGCCGGGCCGCCGCGATCTCGATCGGGACGAACCCGACGTTCGAGGGGCGGGACCGCCGGGTCGAGGCGTTCCTGCTGGACTTCGACGGCGACCTTTATGGCGAGTACATGACCTACGAGTTCACCCGCAGGTTGCGTCCCACTCTGCGGTTCGACTCCGTCGACGAGCTTGTCGAGCAGATGGGGCGAGATGTGGACGCGACCCGGTCGGCCACCCTGCCCGTCTGA
- a CDS encoding Hsp70 family protein has translation MARHTGGRAANAGTVFGIDLGTTFSCLATVASSGDPEVVPLMDGSSTLPSVVLFVGQNDYITGETARRLARARPDDVCSLVKRRMGDRDWRFVTHGAAWSAPAVSGLILKALVSDAGLTVGEPVRDVVITVPAYFGDEERRATVLAGEYAGLNVVDVINEPTAAALSYGFARFEVAGRRTLAGPGALAEEVALVYDLGGGTFDVTIVELADRRVSVVATDGDHQLGGADWDEKIVLFLSDRFLAAHPDADDPLDNGEAAQELSLAAERARRELTQAESTVVTVSHGGRSLDVTLTRDEMESLTAGLLDRTLALTRSAIDAARERGVRGVDRVLLVGGASRMPAVARRLAAELSVPVELTDPDLAVARGAAIYGQKKAMERLVAADLVTRGQLVDGASVDTAAPADLDAACRRLAEALGLPADRVRRTVEVQVVNVVSRGFGVLALDRFGDQRAVFLVHRNDRLPVAVRRLFGTVRDDQDAVMVHVVEQAGGVESTRIEDNKIITNAEIIGIPPGYPAGTQIEIMFRMGFDGILEVTARHEGLADQPLTVRIETSAALSQADVAREREQVARARRERGLDRPATGGPDPLRKKPRDGDSGGLGGLGGSPGWP, from the coding sequence GTGGCGCGACATACAGGTGGCCGGGCGGCGAACGCCGGAACCGTTTTCGGTATTGACCTGGGGACGACCTTCAGCTGCCTGGCGACCGTCGCGAGCTCCGGCGATCCCGAGGTCGTCCCGCTGATGGACGGGTCGTCCACGCTGCCCAGCGTGGTCCTCTTCGTCGGTCAGAACGACTACATCACCGGGGAGACCGCCCGGCGGCTCGCCCGGGCCCGCCCTGATGACGTCTGTTCGCTCGTCAAGCGCCGGATGGGCGACCGTGACTGGCGTTTCGTGACGCACGGGGCGGCGTGGTCGGCGCCCGCGGTGAGCGGACTGATCCTCAAGGCACTGGTCTCGGATGCCGGCCTGACCGTCGGCGAGCCGGTCCGCGACGTGGTCATCACCGTCCCCGCCTACTTCGGTGACGAGGAGCGCAGGGCGACGGTGCTGGCGGGGGAGTACGCCGGCCTGAACGTCGTGGATGTCATCAACGAACCGACGGCCGCCGCGCTGTCCTACGGGTTCGCCCGTTTCGAGGTCGCGGGCCGGCGGACACTCGCCGGGCCGGGGGCGCTCGCCGAGGAGGTGGCCCTCGTCTACGACCTCGGCGGAGGGACCTTCGACGTGACCATCGTCGAGCTCGCCGACCGCAGGGTCTCCGTCGTCGCCACCGATGGCGATCATCAGCTCGGCGGGGCGGACTGGGACGAGAAGATCGTCCTTTTTCTCTCCGACCGCTTCCTCGCGGCCCACCCCGATGCCGACGACCCGCTGGACAACGGCGAGGCGGCCCAGGAGCTGTCACTCGCCGCCGAGCGTGCTCGCCGCGAGCTGACCCAGGCCGAGTCGACCGTGGTCACGGTCAGCCACGGCGGCAGATCTCTGGACGTCACCCTCACCCGTGACGAGATGGAGAGCCTGACCGCCGGTCTGCTCGACCGCACCCTCGCGCTGACCCGGTCGGCCATCGACGCCGCCCGTGAGCGGGGAGTTCGCGGTGTCGACCGGGTCCTGCTCGTCGGCGGGGCGTCGCGGATGCCGGCCGTCGCCCGTCGCCTGGCCGCGGAGCTGTCCGTGCCGGTGGAACTCACCGATCCCGATCTGGCTGTCGCTCGCGGTGCCGCCATCTACGGCCAGAAGAAGGCGATGGAGCGCCTGGTCGCCGCCGACCTGGTGACCCGCGGCCAGCTGGTGGACGGGGCCTCGGTGGACACCGCGGCGCCGGCCGATCTGGACGCTGCCTGCCGCCGGTTGGCCGAGGCCCTCGGGCTGCCCGCGGACCGGGTTCGCCGGACGGTCGAGGTCCAGGTCGTCAACGTGGTGTCGCGGGGTTTCGGGGTGCTGGCGCTGGACCGGTTCGGCGACCAGCGCGCGGTCTTCCTCGTGCACCGCAACGACCGGCTGCCGGTTGCCGTTCGCCGGCTGTTCGGCACCGTCCGCGATGATCAGGACGCGGTGATGGTGCATGTCGTCGAGCAGGCCGGCGGAGTGGAATCCACCCGGATCGAGGACAACAAGATCATCACGAATGCGGAGATCATCGGGATTCCGCCGGGCTATCCTGCCGGAACCCAGATTGAAATCATGTTCCGCATGGGCTTCGACGGCATCCTGGAGGTGACGGCCCGGCACGAAGGGCTCGCCGACCAGCCGTTGACCGTCCGCATCGAGACCTCGGCCGCGCTCAGCCAGGCGGACGTCGCCCGCGAGCGTGAGCAGGTCGCGCGTGCCCGCCGGGAGCGGGGCCTGGACCGGCCCGCCACCGG